A window from Argopecten irradians isolate NY chromosome 3, Ai_NY, whole genome shotgun sequence encodes these proteins:
- the LOC138317682 gene encoding zinc finger protein ZPR1-like, translated as MAGPDKPLFRDLHADDDDPEVTEIESLCLSCHENGMTRLFLTKIPFFREVILSSFECEHCGMKNCELQPGSTIQDQGVTYTLEIKEEKDLNRQIVQTEKATVSIPSLEFEVPPTKGVLTTVEGIIDAAVSGLSLDQPARMEHYPEIGAKISEVILKLTMLKNVDEPFTLIVDDPTGNSFVENPYAPKSDPNTVVKHYNRTAAMDEALGIMPAETGQDDTPGANEEVMTFNTNCPNCNAPCSTHMKMVEIPHFKEVIIMATNCEACGARSNEVKSASGIEKKGCRIKLKITDPIDMSRDVLKSETCSIAIPEIEFETDFGTLGGKFTTLEGLLQNVKDHLTGPNSFLQGDSSTQENKSRMDSFCGKLDQIINGEMMDVHFVLDDPAGNSYLQNVYAPDDDPEMEIEHYDRNYDENEILGLNDMKTEGYEEES; from the exons GGAATGACACGACTTTTCCTGACTAAGATCCCATTTTTCCGTGAAGTCATATTGTCTTCCTTTGAATGTGAGCATTGTGGAATGAAAAACTGTGAACTACAGCCCGGCAGTACTATTCAGGATCAGGGGGTTACTTACACATTAGAAATCAAAGAAGAGAAG GACCTGAATAGACAAATCGTACAGACAGAAAAGGCCACTGTGTCTATCCCAAGTCTGGAGTTTGAGGTGCCGCCCACTAAAGGAG TGTTGACTACTGTGGAAGGAATCATAGATGCGGCCGTTAGTGGACTCTCTCTCGACCAACCAGCACGAATG GAGCATTATCCGGAGATTGGAGCTAAAATCAGTGAGGTGATATTGAAGCTGACCATGTTGAAGAATGTAGATGAGCCGTTCACATTG ATCGTGGACGACCCAACAGGAAACAGCTTTGTGGAGAATC catatgCCCCTAAATCTGACCCTAACACAGTGGTCAAACACTATAACAGAACAGCTGCCATGGACGAGGCTCTGGGAATCATG CCGGCGGAGACAGGGCAAGATGATACACCAGGGGCAAATGAAGAG GTGATGACCTTCAACACCAACTGTCCAAACTGTAACGCGCCCTGCAGTACACACATGAAGATGGTCG AAATTCCTCATTTTAAAGAGGTTATCATCATGGCAACCAATTGTGAAGCGTGTGGTGCTCGTAGCAACGAAGTGAAGAGTGCTTCAGGCATCGAGAAGAAGGGCTGCAGAATCAAACTGAAAATTACCGATCCCATAGATATGTCACGGGATGTACTCAAG AGCGAGACCTGCAGTATTGCTATTCCAGAAATTGAATTTGAAACTGACTTTGGAACTCTGGGAGGAAAATTTACCACACTGGAAGGGCTGCTGCAAAACGTCAAGGACCAT TTAACTGGACCAAATTCCTTCCTGCAAGGGGACAGTTCAACACAGGAAAATAAATCAAGGATGGACAGTTTTTGTGGCAAATTAGATCAG ATCATTAATGGAGAGATGATGGATGTACATTTCGTGCTTGACGACCCGGCTGGAAACAGTTACCTCCAAAACGTTTATGCCCCAGACGACGACCCAGAGATGGAAATCGAACACTATGATAGGAATTACGATGAGAACGAGATTCTCGGTCTGAACGACATGAAGACAGAAGGATACGAGGAAGAATCATGA